A genomic segment from Phragmites australis chromosome 6, lpPhrAust1.1, whole genome shotgun sequence encodes:
- the LOC133921294 gene encoding E3 ubiquitin protein ligase RIE1-like has protein sequence MEAAASSPSPEQPLLRTPTPPPGPRAGASSGNSPSPSPAAARPSRLASLIGRAAGRRGPSMLVRETAALQLERRRADWAHSRPVVALDIAWNVAFAAAAAAVLASSAEESPVKPLRLWLVGYALQCLVHVALVCSDTRRGPALARGSASDIESAADAGADSSESDDEDDDRVEQRSSFTSRCESMNTMISFLWWIIGFYWIVTGGEVLEHGAPRLYWLAVVFLAFDVFFAVFFVAVAFFIGVALCCCLPCVIAILYALAGQEGASDADISVLPRYRYSVSSENEQKGTDEGLMIPILNNGGTSTSERILLSEDAECCICLSSYEDAAKLSALPCNHHFHWTCITKWLRMHATCPLCKYNILKGGDSA, from the exons ATGGAGGCGGCCgcatcgtcgccgtcgccggagcAGCCGCTGCTCCGGACCCCGACCCCGCCTCCCGGCCCCCGCGCCGGCGCCAGCTCCGGGAACTCGCCTTCACCCTCGcccgcggcggcgaggccgaGCCGCCTCGCGTCGCTCATCGGGCGCGCGGCGGGGCGGCGCGGGCCCTCGATGCTGGTGCGCGAGACGGCGGCGCTGCAGCTGGAGCGGAGGCGGGCGGACTGGGCACACTCCCGCCCCGTCGTCGCGCTCGACATCGCGTGGAACgtcgccttcgccgccgccgccgccgccgtgctcgcGTCCTCCGCCGAGGAGAGCCCCGTCAAGCCTCTCCGCCTGTGGCTCGTCGGGTACGCCTTGCAGTGCCTGGTGCACGTCGCGCTCGTCTGCTCCGACACCCGACGCGGCCCCGCCCTTGCGCGTGGCTCCGCCTCCGACATCGAGTCCGCCGCTGACGCTGGGGCGGACAGCTCGGAAAGCGACGACGAAGACGACGACCGTGTGGAACAGAGGAGCAG CTTTACGAGTCGATGTGAGTCGATGAACACCATGATATCATTTCTGTGGTGGATCATTGGATTCTACTGGATAGTGACCGGTGGGGAGGTTCTCGAGCACGGTGCCCCAAGGCTGTATTG GTTAGCCGTAGTGTTTCTAGCCTTTGATGTGTTTTTCGCTGTGTTTTTTGTTGCTGTGGCCTTCTTCATTGGGGTTGCTCTGTGTTGCTGCTTGCCTTGTGTGATTGCTATTCTGTATGCTCTGGCTGGCCAG GAGGGTGCATCAGATGCAGATATTAGCGTGCTTCCCAGATATAGATATTCTGTTTCGAGTGAGAATGAACAAAAAGGAACAGACGAGGGATTGATGATCCCTATCCTGAATAATGGTGGAACATCAACAAGCGAGCGGATTCTCCTTAGCGAGGATGCT GAATGCTGTATCTGTCTCTCATCATACGAAGATGCAGCAAAGTTATCTGCTCTCCCTTGCAACCATCACTTCCATTGGACATGTATTACCAAGTGGCTACGCATGCATGCGACCTGTCCCCTTTGCAAGTACAACATTCTCAAAGGCGGTGATAGTGCGTGA
- the LOC133921296 gene encoding glutamine synthetase cytosolic isozyme 1-1-like translates to MACLTDLLNLNLSDTTEKIIAEYIWIGGSGMDLRSKARTLSGPVTDPSKLPKWNYDGSSTGQAPGEDSEVILYPQAIFKDPFRKGNNILVMCDCYTPAGEPIPTNKRHNAAKIFSNPEVAAEEPWYGIEQEYTLLQKDTNWPLGWPLGGFPGPQGPYYCSIGADKSFGRDIVDSHYKACLYAGINISGINGEVMPGQWEFQVGPTVGISAGDQVWVARYILERITEIAGVVVTFDPKPIPGDWNGAGAHSNYSTKSMRNDGGYEVIKAAIEKLKLRHKEHIAAYGEGNERRLTGKHETADINTFSWGVANRGASVRVGRETEQNRKGYFEDRRPASNMDPYVVTSMIAETTIVWKP, encoded by the exons ATGGCCTGCCTCACCGACCTCCTCAACCTCAACCTCTCCGACACCACCGAGAAGATCATCGCCGAGTACATATG GATCGGTGGATCTGGCATGGATCTAAGGAGCAAGGCCAGG ACCCTCTCCGGCCCGGTGACCGATCCCAGCAAGCTGCCCAAGTGGAACTACgacggctccagcaccggccaGGCCCCCGGCGAGGACAGTGAGGTCATCCTGTA CCCGCAGGCTATCTTCAAGGACCCATTCAGGAAGGGCAACAACATCCTT GTCATGTGCGATTGCTACACCCCAGCTGGCGAGCCGATTCCCACCAACAAGAGGCACAACGCTGCCAAGATCTTCAGCAACCCTGAGGTTGCTGCTGAGGAGCCCTG GTATGGTATTGAGCAGGAGTACACCCTCCTGCAGAAGGACACCAACTGGCCCCTTGGGTGGCCTCTTGGTGGCTTCCCTGGTCCTCAG GGTCCTTACTACTGCAGTATTGGCGCGGACAAGTCATTTGGGCGTGACATAGTTGACTCCCACTACAAGGCTTGCCTGTATGCCGGCATCAACATCAGCGGCATCAATGGAGAAGTCATGCCAGGACAG TGGGAGTTCCAAGTCGGCCCGACCGTCGGCATTTCTGCCGGTGACCAGGTGTGGGTTGCCCGCTACATTCTTGAG AGGATCACCGAGATCGCCGGCGTCGTCGTGACATTCGACCCCAAGCCCATCCCGGGTGACTGGAACGGTGCTGGTGCTCACTCAAACTACAG CACCAAGTCCATGAGGAACGACGGTGGCTACGAGGTGATCAAGGCCGCGATCGAGAAGCTGAAGCTGCGGCACAAAGAGCACATCGCAGCCTACGGCGAGGGCAACGAGCGCCGGCTCACCGGCAAGCACGAGACCGCCGACATCAACACCTTCAGTTGG GGCGTGGCAAACCGTGGAGCGTCCGTGCGCGTTGGCCGGGAGACGGAGCAGAACCGCAAGGGCTACTTCGAGGACCGCCGGCCGGCGTCCAACATGGACCCCTACGTCGTCACCTCCATGATCGCCGAGACTACCATCGTCTGGAAGCCCTGA
- the LOC133921295 gene encoding ankyrin repeat-containing protein At2g01680-like, with the protein MDLPPLSHQALFAAVRSADAGAVRALLADAEASGTSPALAAAQTDAGETALYVAAEAGSEEVVRLLLPLYGFEAATVRSRLDLDAFHVAAKQGRTGVVKEFLGRWPALCSVCDSSNTSPLYSAAVKDHLDVVNAILDTDDSCIRIVRKNGKTSLHTAARIGYHRIVKALIERDPGIVPIRDRKGQTALHMAVKGKNTDVVEELLMADVSILNVRDKKGNTALHIATRKWRPQMVQLLLSYESLEVNAINNQNETAMDLAEKVPYGESKMEIMEWLSEAGAKNARNVGKIDETSELRRTVSDIKHNVLAQLNENAKTNKRVTGIAKELRKLHREAVQNTINSVTMVATLIASIAFVAIFNLPGQYFQDVTEGEDIGEAHIAKLTGFRVFCLLNATALFISLAVVVVQITLVAWETGAQKEVIKIVNKLMWIACLSTCAAFISLAYVVVGPQHAWMAFTISAIGGPIMIGTLLFLAYLLLRPRFKFGEDRQRRIKRASGSKSFSWSLHDGFSDLEAFSDHEKRIYAL; encoded by the exons ATGGATCTCCCGCCGCTCTCCCACCAGGCGCTCTTCGCGGCCGTCCGATCCGCCGACGCGGGGGCCGTCCGCGCCCTCCTGGCCGACGCCGAGGCGTCGGGCACCTCGCCCGCGCTCGCCGCGGCGCAGACGGACGCCGGGGAGACGGCGCTGTACGTCGCAGCAGAGGCCGGGAGCGAGGAGGTCGTGCGCCTGCTCCTCCCGCTCTACGGCTTCGAGGCCGCCACCGTCCGCTCCCGCCTCGACCTCGACGCCTTCCACGTCGCCGCAAAGCAAGGGCGCACCG GGGTTGTGAAAGAGTTCTTAGGGCGGTGGCCGGCACTCTGCTCAGTATGTGACTCTTCCAACACTAGTCCACTTTACTCTGCTGCTGTAAAGGATCACCTGGATGTGGTTAATGCTATACTGGACACTGATGATAGCTGCATAAGGATTGTGCGGAAAAATGGGAAGACATCACTACATACTGCTGCAAGAATTGGATACCATCGCATTGTCAAAGCACTCATAGAGAGGGATCCAGGGATCGTTCCGATCAGGGATAGGAAGGGACAAACTGCACTTCACATGGCTGTGAAAGGTAAAAATACAGATGTAGTGGAAGAGTTGCTGATGGCTGATGTTTCCATCCTCAATGTGCGTGACAAGAAGGGAAATACAGCTTTGCACATAGCTACACGAAAATGGAGGCCCCAG ATGGTGCAACTTCTGCTTAGCTATGAGTCACTTGAAGTCAATGCTATCAATAATCAAAATGAAACAGCCATGGATTTGGCTGAGAAAGTTCCTTATGGTGAGTCTAAAATGGAAATAATGGAGTGGCTGTCGGAGGCTGGAGCAAAGAATGCCAGAAATGTGGGGAAAATTGATGAGACGTCAGAACTAAGGAGAACTGTGAGTGATATCAAGCACAATGTTCTGGCTCAACTTAACGAGAATGCTAAGACCAATAAACGAGTGACAGGGATTGCCAAAGAGTTGCGTAAACTGCACAGAGAAGCTGTTCAGAACACCATCAATTCGGTCACCATGGTAGCAACCCTGATTGCCTCCATTGCATTTGTTGCCATATTCAATTTGCCAGGTCAATACTTCCAAGATGTGACTGAGGGGGAAGACATTGGCGAGGCTCATATAGCCAAGCTTACTGGTTTTCGCGTTTTCTGTCTTCTTAATGCCACTGCTCTTTTCATTTCCCTTGCGGTGGTCGTGGTGCAGATCACCTTGGTTGCCTGGGAAACTGGTGCCCAGAAGGAAGTTATCAAGATCGTAAATAAGCTTATGTGGATAGCATGCCTGAGTACATGCGCAGCTTTTATCTCACTGGCCTATGTTGTAGTTGGCCCACAACATGCCTGGATGGCATTCACTATATCAGCCATCGGAGGGCCGATCATGATTGGAACCCTCCTGTTCCTAGCCTATTTGTTGTTGCGCCCACGATTCAAATTTGGCGAAGATAGACAGCGACGCATCAAGAGGGCAAGCGGCAGCAAATCCTTCTCCTGGTCCCTCCATGATGGTTTTTCTGACCTGGAGGCCTTCTCTGACCATGAGAAGAGAATCTATGCCCTGTAG